One window of Saprospiraceae bacterium genomic DNA carries:
- a CDS encoding isopenicillin N synthase family oxygenase: MERVIPLVDLDLFVKGDAIQRNAFVDQLGRAFHEIGFVGVVNHGVPKDLVDGFYAASKAFFSLPEGEKLRYEIPGLAGQRGYTSFGKEHAKHSEVGDLKEFFQIGQTVLDGDVIRSEYPENVLVETPAAFTDLGIKLYKAFEESGAKLLQAIALFLKLGEDYFDSKIHNGNSILRAIHYPPIISEPKSAIRAEQHEDINLITLLVGASSGGLQVLTKTGQWMDAIPGENEIVVNVGDMLQRLTNNYLVSTTHRVVNPPRQEWHIPRLSIPFFLHPRSEMDLSCLESCISSGSQASYESITAGAYLDERLREIGLKK; this comes from the coding sequence ATGGAACGGGTGATCCCATTAGTTGATTTAGATTTATTTGTAAAAGGCGATGCAATCCAACGAAATGCATTTGTAGATCAATTGGGAAGAGCCTTTCATGAAATCGGGTTTGTTGGAGTTGTAAATCATGGCGTTCCGAAAGATTTAGTGGATGGATTTTATGCGGCCTCCAAGGCTTTTTTCTCTCTTCCGGAAGGAGAAAAATTGCGCTATGAAATTCCGGGATTGGCCGGACAAAGAGGTTACACCTCTTTTGGAAAAGAACACGCCAAACATTCTGAGGTCGGTGATTTGAAGGAGTTTTTTCAAATTGGGCAAACGGTATTGGATGGGGATGTCATCCGCTCTGAATATCCTGAAAATGTATTGGTTGAAACGCCTGCTGCATTTACAGATTTAGGAATTAAATTGTATAAGGCATTTGAAGAAAGCGGAGCGAAATTATTGCAGGCGATTGCCTTGTTTTTGAAATTGGGTGAAGACTATTTCGATTCTAAAATTCACAATGGAAACAGCATCCTAAGAGCGATCCATTATCCGCCGATTATCAGTGAACCCAAATCAGCAATTCGTGCAGAGCAACATGAAGATATTAATCTGATCACCTTGCTCGTTGGTGCTTCTTCCGGTGGACTGCAAGTATTGACCAAAACGGGTCAATGGATGGATGCCATTCCGGGTGAAAATGAAATTGTGGTCAATGTTGGGGACATGCTCCAAAGATTAACAAATAATTATTTGGTATCCACCACCCACCGGGTAGTGAATCCTCCACGGCAAGAATGGCACATTCCGAGGCTATCTATACCCTTTTTCCTGCATCCAAGGAGTGAAATGGACCTTAGTTGCCTCGAATCCTGCATTTCAAGTGGCAGCCAGGCTTCCTATGAATCCATCACCGCAGGAGCATATTTAGACGAACGATTACGAGAAATCGGATTAAAAAAATAA
- a CDS encoding PorT family protein, which translates to MKILKLLSLAFLPGMLMSQEIKFSVLTGPGISWIASNDNQISSSGFKISYKAHVQAEYWFNDRYAATGGIGLSLGQGGHLEFLKGGDLWKEAELSDTKYKNLPDNASLGYRMNYIDIPFGFKLRTNEFGKFRFYVHAPEFCISLRTRARGTIEAAPLPDTEGEDIRKMVSFLVCFTVLDWVVKCVFPQTFR; encoded by the coding sequence ATGAAAATCCTAAAACTATTAAGTCTGGCCTTTTTACCAGGGATGTTAATGAGTCAGGAGATAAAATTCAGTGTATTAACGGGTCCTGGTATTAGTTGGATTGCATCCAATGACAATCAAATTTCATCATCCGGATTTAAAATTTCCTATAAAGCCCATGTGCAAGCGGAATATTGGTTTAATGATCGTTATGCAGCAACGGGTGGTATTGGCCTATCATTAGGTCAAGGTGGTCATCTCGAATTTCTTAAAGGCGGAGATCTTTGGAAAGAAGCTGAACTGAGTGATACAAAATATAAAAATCTTCCTGACAATGCAAGCTTAGGGTATCGGATGAATTATATTGATATTCCATTTGGATTTAAATTACGCACGAATGAATTTGGAAAATTCAGATTCTATGTGCATGCACCTGAATTTTGCATCAGTTTACGCACCCGAGCCAGAGGGACTATAGAAGCAGCGCCCTTACCCGATACAGAAGGAGAAGACATCCGTAAAATGGTCAGTTTTTTGGTTTGTTTTACGGTATTGGATTGGGTGGTGAAATGCGTATTTCCACAGACGTTTCGCTAG
- the nadC gene encoding carboxylating nicotinate-nucleotide diphosphorylase, which yields MNSFDLNQFIKQALQEDVQTGDITSLACIPSENRSKAILKIKEDGILAGVELAKSIFNYLDDTVQMNVFKPDGSYVHLGEVAFEVETGTRNLLMAERLVLNSMQRMSGIASLCNRFLLEVSDLPVTLLDTRKTTPLNRYLEKWAVRLGGCQNYRDGLYDWFMIKDNHIAACGSIAKAIKAVNKYQKSHHLENLGITIEVKNLVELEEVLRTGNVRRIMMDNFELPLLEEAVAMVSKKHETEASGGVSLETVRKIALSGVDFISVGALTHSAGSLDLSLKIQS from the coding sequence ATGAATTCGTTTGACCTAAACCAATTTATTAAACAAGCCTTGCAAGAGGATGTCCAAACTGGAGACATTACCTCATTGGCTTGCATCCCATCAGAAAATAGAAGCAAGGCTATATTAAAAATAAAAGAAGATGGTATTTTGGCCGGTGTTGAATTAGCTAAATCTATTTTCAATTATTTGGATGATACGGTTCAAATGAATGTATTTAAACCAGATGGTTCATACGTTCATCTGGGTGAAGTTGCATTTGAAGTTGAAACCGGAACCCGAAATTTATTGATGGCAGAACGATTGGTTTTAAATTCTATGCAACGCATGAGTGGGATTGCCAGTTTATGCAATCGCTTTTTATTGGAGGTGTCTGATTTGCCAGTCACTTTGCTGGATACTCGCAAAACCACCCCCTTAAACCGGTACCTTGAAAAATGGGCCGTCCGATTGGGAGGTTGTCAGAATTACCGGGATGGATTGTATGATTGGTTTATGATTAAAGACAATCACATTGCAGCTTGTGGTTCTATTGCAAAAGCAATTAAAGCTGTAAACAAATATCAAAAATCCCATCATTTGGAAAATTTGGGAATCACCATTGAAGTAAAAAATTTAGTAGAATTGGAAGAAGTGTTGCGTACAGGAAATGTACGCCGCATCATGATGGATAATTTTGAGTTGCCCTTACTTGAAGAAGCTGTTGCAATGGTTTCAAAAAAACATGAAACCGAAGCTTCCGGAGGGGTCAGTCTCGAAACGGTTCGTAAAATTGCCCTTAGCGGGGTAGATTTTATCTCCGTAGGAGCTTTAACACACAGTGCCGGAAGCCTCGATTTAAGCTTGAAGATACAAAGCTGA
- the xth gene encoding exodeoxyribonuclease III: MKKIISFNVNGLRSAIDKGFKEWIAQHDFDFVCIQETKMDASHADPDYFKELNYHSYWHCAEKKGYSGVLILAKEKANQVQLGTGKELYDREGRLIVLDYPGFSLANCYFPSGSSGEDRHQFKMKFLEDMYPEFKKMNEQKSNLIVVGDYNIVHQGLDIHNPERTDNPSGYRPEERAWLDHWFKELFYDSFRLLNPEKKEYSWWSYRAGSYGKDKGWRIDYQSISKSLKDKVKAFRHHREIRFSDHCPLEAHYDI; the protein is encoded by the coding sequence ATGAAAAAAATTATAAGCTTTAATGTCAATGGATTGCGATCTGCAATCGATAAGGGATTTAAAGAATGGATTGCACAACATGATTTTGATTTTGTTTGTATTCAGGAAACCAAAATGGATGCATCCCACGCGGATCCGGATTATTTTAAAGAATTAAATTATCATTCGTATTGGCATTGTGCTGAAAAGAAAGGTTATAGCGGTGTTTTGATTTTAGCCAAAGAAAAAGCGAATCAGGTGCAACTGGGAACCGGCAAGGAATTGTATGATAGGGAAGGCCGATTGATTGTGTTGGATTATCCTGGATTTAGTTTAGCCAATTGTTATTTTCCATCTGGCTCCTCAGGCGAAGACCGACATCAATTTAAAATGAAGTTTTTAGAAGATATGTACCCGGAGTTTAAAAAAATGAATGAGCAAAAATCAAATTTAATCGTGGTGGGAGATTACAACATCGTTCATCAAGGCTTGGATATTCACAATCCGGAACGCACCGACAATCCATCCGGTTACCGTCCTGAGGAACGCGCCTGGTTGGATCATTGGTTTAAAGAATTATTTTATGATAGTTTTCGTTTATTAAATCCTGAAAAAAAAGAATACAGTTGGTGGAGTTATCGGGCTGGTTCTTATGGAAAGGACAAAGGTTGGCGCATTGATTATCAATCGATTTCCAAATCGTTAAAAGATAAGGTCAAAGCATTTAGACACCACCGGGAAATTCGATTTTCAGATCATTGTCCGTTGGAGGCTCACTATGACATCTAA
- a CDS encoding NifU family protein — protein METVQPTKPGILLYTEQTPNPESLKFVSNRMLYQGIADFKDKELAAAWSPLASQLYAEEFVQSVYISNNFVTITKKPSYDWQEVMIPAKETLKKIIEQESILIKEGFEAFRMQLEADSSEGNFDEKDTELVVRIKDMIQMYVKPAVEMDGGNIEFKSYRDGVVTVSMQGSCSGCPSSTVTLKAGIEGLLKRMVPEVQEVVAEAE, from the coding sequence ATGGAAACTGTACAACCTACTAAACCCGGTATTTTACTTTATACCGAACAAACACCCAATCCGGAATCCTTAAAATTTGTGAGCAACCGGATGCTTTATCAGGGAATTGCCGATTTTAAAGATAAAGAACTTGCAGCTGCCTGGTCTCCTTTGGCAAGTCAGCTATATGCTGAAGAATTTGTCCAATCCGTATATATTTCAAATAATTTTGTAACCATCACGAAAAAACCGAGTTATGACTGGCAAGAAGTCATGATTCCCGCAAAAGAAACGCTTAAAAAGATCATCGAACAGGAATCTATTTTGATTAAGGAAGGATTTGAAGCATTTCGAATGCAACTAGAAGCCGATTCTTCGGAAGGCAATTTTGACGAAAAAGATACTGAATTGGTGGTCCGAATTAAAGATATGATTCAGATGTATGTGAAGCCAGCTGTTGAAATGGATGGTGGAAACATTGAATTCAAATCCTACCGGGATGGGGTCGTTACGGTATCTATGCAAGGTTCTTGCAGCGGATGTCCTTCGTCAACGGTCACATTAAAAGCTGGCATAGAAGGATTATTGAAACGTATGGTGCCTGAAGTACAGGAAGTTGTTGCCGAGGCAGAATAA